The Sporosarcina ureae genome includes a region encoding these proteins:
- the efeO gene encoding iron uptake system protein EfeO yields the protein MKKTLVTAFALTTGILLSGCGTAEESTETEPAATVEVDLTAETDAYKEFALEQMDEFVMDTEKFVAAVKAGNIKEAKEIYPLARMYFERSEPIAESFGDLDPRIDARLADVQEEGQGEEEWSGYHKIEYGLWVDNTTVGYAEIADQLLKDAKELRARVETVEVSPDLMITGAVDLLNEVSTSKITGEEEIYSHTDLYDFKANIEGAEKIYEILKEKMAAKDQQLVDELETKFRTINSLLAEYEDGNGGYISYVELTKEDTKSLSEAVNQLGEPLSMMGIVTE from the coding sequence ATGAAAAAAACACTCGTGACAGCTTTTGCTTTGACAACGGGAATTTTACTATCAGGTTGTGGGACAGCTGAAGAATCTACTGAAACAGAGCCCGCAGCGACGGTTGAAGTAGACTTAACTGCTGAAACAGATGCATATAAAGAGTTTGCGCTTGAACAAATGGATGAATTCGTTATGGACACAGAGAAATTCGTTGCAGCTGTTAAAGCGGGAAATATAAAGGAAGCAAAGGAAATCTATCCACTGGCTAGAATGTATTTTGAACGTTCTGAACCGATTGCAGAAAGCTTTGGAGATTTAGATCCACGAATCGATGCACGTCTTGCAGATGTTCAAGAAGAAGGGCAAGGAGAAGAAGAGTGGTCTGGCTATCATAAAATTGAGTACGGTCTATGGGTAGACAACACAACCGTAGGGTACGCAGAGATTGCAGATCAATTACTTAAGGATGCAAAAGAACTGCGTGCACGTGTAGAAACCGTTGAAGTATCACCTGACTTGATGATCACAGGAGCAGTCGATTTATTGAATGAAGTCTCTACTTCTAAAATTACTGGCGAAGAAGAAATTTATTCTCATACCGATCTTTATGACTTCAAAGCAAATATTGAAGGCGCAGAAAAAATCTATGAAATCCTCAAAGAAAAGATGGCAGCGAAAGATCAGCAACTAGTAGATGAACTCGAAACGAAATTCCGAACGATCAATAGTCTTCTCGCTGAATATGAAGATGGTAATGGTGGCTATATATCCTATGTAGAATTAACAAAAGAAGATACAAAATCGCTATCAGAAGCGGTAAATCAATTAGGTGAACCATTAAGTATGATGGGCATCGTAACGGAGTGA
- a CDS encoding assimilatory sulfite reductase (NADPH) flavoprotein subunit gives MALQVSNSPFSEEQVELLNRLLPGITETQQSWLSGYLTAVSSTSVPSSGVAVLERPTIEVQTAVKEITVLYGSQTGNGQGIAEQTAAKLKEQSFDVTIQSMSDFKPNNLKKINNLLLVVSTHGEGDPPDTALPFFEFLHGKRAPKLDHLQYSVLALGDSSYEFFCKTGADFDQKLSELGAIPLAPRVDCDLDYDEPAAQWLAAVEVSLEIQTGGQSAAASVEIETTSATQYSRTNPFNAEVLKNINLNGRGSNKETRHVEISLEGSGLTYEPGDSVGIYPTNNSDLIDEIISLGGWNAEETVEINSQGERRALRIALLNYLEVTVVTKPLLEKLSTYSKSEELKRILEKEHVDELRAYVDGRDVLDALTDFGPVEASEQQLVGILRKLPARLYSIASSLEANPEEVHLTIGVVRYEAHGRDRQGVCSIQCAENLEPGDTLPIYIHKNDNFRLPVNSETPIIMIGPGTGIAPFRSFIEERSETGAEGKSWLFFGDQHYMTDFYYQTEWQNYVKGGALTRLDVAFSRDTDEKVYVQHRMKQASQELYQWIQEGAVIYVCGDEQNMAKDVHATLLEILQQEGGKSLEEAEQFITQLVQEKRYQRDVY, from the coding sequence ATGGCGTTACAAGTATCGAACAGTCCTTTTAGTGAAGAACAAGTAGAATTGCTCAATCGTTTATTACCGGGCATCACAGAAACACAGCAAAGTTGGCTAAGTGGTTACTTAACAGCTGTCAGCTCAACTTCAGTACCATCGAGTGGTGTCGCTGTATTGGAGCGTCCTACTATCGAAGTTCAGACAGCAGTTAAAGAAATAACTGTTCTTTATGGTTCACAAACAGGTAACGGGCAGGGAATCGCTGAGCAAACAGCAGCCAAGTTAAAAGAGCAATCCTTTGATGTGACCATCCAATCCATGAGCGATTTCAAACCGAATAATTTGAAGAAAATCAACAACCTGTTGCTTGTTGTTAGTACGCATGGAGAAGGAGATCCGCCTGACACAGCCTTACCGTTCTTTGAATTCTTGCATGGCAAACGTGCTCCGAAACTGGATCATCTTCAATATTCGGTATTGGCACTGGGCGATAGTTCATATGAATTCTTCTGTAAAACCGGCGCTGATTTCGATCAGAAACTTTCCGAACTCGGTGCTATTCCATTAGCGCCACGTGTAGATTGTGATTTGGATTATGATGAACCAGCAGCACAGTGGCTAGCAGCGGTAGAAGTTTCATTGGAAATCCAAACGGGTGGTCAATCGGCTGCAGCTAGTGTAGAAATTGAAACCACGTCAGCTACTCAGTATTCACGCACGAATCCATTTAATGCGGAAGTACTTAAAAACATTAACCTAAATGGTCGTGGTTCTAATAAAGAGACGCGTCATGTGGAGATTTCATTAGAAGGCTCAGGATTGACGTATGAACCGGGTGACAGTGTGGGAATTTATCCAACGAACAATTCCGACTTAATCGATGAGATTATTAGTCTTGGAGGTTGGAACGCAGAAGAGACGGTAGAGATCAACTCACAAGGAGAGCGCCGTGCTTTACGAATTGCTTTACTGAATTACTTAGAGGTTACTGTAGTAACCAAACCATTGCTTGAAAAACTATCCACTTACTCTAAATCAGAAGAGTTGAAACGAATTCTAGAAAAAGAACATGTGGATGAACTCCGGGCATATGTCGATGGACGGGATGTACTCGATGCCTTAACAGACTTCGGACCAGTAGAAGCTTCAGAACAGCAACTAGTAGGGATTCTGCGAAAGTTGCCAGCGAGATTATATTCAATTGCAAGTAGTCTAGAAGCAAATCCTGAAGAAGTGCATCTGACAATTGGTGTTGTCCGTTACGAAGCGCATGGTCGCGACAGACAAGGTGTTTGCTCGATCCAATGTGCAGAAAACCTCGAGCCAGGGGATACATTACCGATCTATATTCATAAAAATGATAACTTCCGTTTACCTGTCAATTCTGAAACACCGATTATCATGATAGGGCCAGGAACAGGGATCGCGCCATTCCGTTCATTCATTGAAGAACGCAGTGAAACGGGAGCGGAAGGAAAGTCCTGGTTGTTTTTTGGAGATCAGCATTATATGACGGATTTTTATTACCAGACTGAATGGCAAAATTACGTGAAAGGTGGAGCGTTAACACGTCTCGACGTAGCCTTTTCACGTGACACAGATGAAAAAGTATATGTGCAGCATCGTATGAAACAGGCGAGTCAAGAACTGTACCAATGGATTCAAGAAGGTGCAGTGATTTATGTATGTGGTGATGAACAGAACATGGCAAAAGACGTACACGCAACTTTGCTAGAAATCCTTCAACAAGAAGGTGGTAAGTCACTTGAAGAAGCCGAACAATTCATTACTCAGTTAGTTCAAGAAAAACGCTATCAGAGAGATGTCTATTAA
- a CDS encoding DUF2157 domain-containing protein, producing the protein MKRKISKQQFTFLQQEFSFLQQQGKVGEADAKEMLSLYEAKGSTNFVRVLLAFGAILVGVGILSFIAGNWAGLTPFFKFGLIILGMILAYFAGYKLEREYERTSRSMYYIGAAIFGAGIFLIGQSFHLQHTVYTDFLLWGIGILPLAYYLKDQLLAVFASAFFIIYSFSAFSTYEMGSFDPFWLLLLIPLLFWMNETRFGRKSSLFVMNVLLSAAFIVNTLEFFHVDEWISVLIIFILGVLLALAPFKHYRTESSWTGSVLFGITGIMLTFPFTWNDLRFEDSAPYIFTAIFIILLIYLLKKDSLPAILITCALIYRYYTDISYNFMPKSLFFIVGGLLLIGFGFWFEKSRRETVKRHE; encoded by the coding sequence GTGAAAAGAAAAATCAGTAAGCAACAATTCACTTTCTTGCAACAAGAGTTTTCTTTCTTACAACAGCAAGGCAAAGTAGGAGAAGCGGATGCTAAAGAAATGCTCTCACTATATGAAGCGAAAGGAAGCACTAATTTCGTGAGAGTCTTGCTAGCTTTCGGGGCTATATTAGTGGGGGTCGGAATACTGAGTTTTATCGCAGGTAACTGGGCAGGACTGACGCCATTCTTTAAATTCGGATTAATTATTCTCGGTATGATCTTGGCATACTTTGCAGGATATAAGCTTGAAAGAGAATACGAACGAACATCACGCAGTATGTACTATATCGGGGCTGCCATTTTCGGAGCTGGGATATTCCTGATTGGTCAAAGCTTTCATTTACAACATACGGTGTACACGGACTTCCTATTATGGGGGATCGGGATCTTGCCACTAGCCTATTATCTTAAAGATCAATTGCTTGCTGTATTCGCTAGTGCATTTTTTATTATCTATAGCTTTAGTGCTTTCTCAACTTATGAAATGGGAAGCTTCGATCCTTTTTGGTTGCTTCTATTGATCCCTCTACTATTTTGGATGAATGAAACACGATTCGGAAGAAAGAGTTCGTTGTTCGTCATGAATGTTTTGCTTAGTGCGGCTTTTATCGTCAATACGCTAGAGTTCTTCCATGTGGATGAATGGATATCTGTATTAATTATTTTCATATTAGGCGTGCTTCTTGCACTCGCGCCTTTTAAACACTATCGTACAGAATCTTCTTGGACTGGTTCCGTACTATTTGGCATCACGGGTATTATGCTGACTTTCCCGTTCACATGGAATGATTTACGATTTGAAGATTCTGCACCTTATATCTTCACTGCTATATTCATTATCTTATTGATTTATCTTCTAAAGAAAGACAGCTTGCCAGCTATTCTGATCACATGTGCGTTAATCTATCGCTATTACACGGATATTTCCTATAACTTCATGCCAAAATCATTATTTTTCATCGTAGGCGGGTTGTTGTTAATCGGTTTTGGATTCTGGTTTGAAAAGTCGCGACGAGAGACGGTGAAACGCCATGAATAA
- the efeB gene encoding iron uptake transporter deferrochelatase/peroxidase subunit codes for MTDQTEEKFYDKKISRRQMLKYTGAGAAGVAIGASGLGGVFKVFGMVEEEDNPRSQNKINFYGKHQSGIATECQSYVYFASLNVLVNSQQELMDLFKMWTPITVRMMNGEQIDGQTSNMLIPAKDTGEAVGLDASNLTLTLGVGPSLFEKESLGLASKKPTELKDLPHFPKDQLDPAYTGGDICIQSCADDPQVAFHAVRNLVRVASGKVSLKWTQAGFNSYPMKGKKKETPRNLFAFKDGTVNPNGSKEAEMNEVAWIDAGQSKGWMTNGTYMAVRRVQMHLETWDRTALQEQEATFGRHRDTGAPIGREKEVDEVDLDEKDANGEYVIPEASHVRLAKKSKQKIYRRSFSYSSGVMDSTGTFDAGLLFISFQKDPKQFIAIQNSFGREDKLNEYITHRGSALFACFPGVQKGGFIGDSLFSII; via the coding sequence ATGACGGACCAAACTGAAGAAAAATTCTATGATAAGAAAATTTCACGTCGTCAAATGCTGAAGTATACAGGAGCAGGTGCAGCTGGTGTGGCGATTGGCGCATCAGGCCTTGGCGGTGTTTTTAAAGTATTCGGAATGGTTGAGGAAGAAGATAACCCACGCTCGCAAAATAAGATCAATTTCTATGGGAAGCACCAATCAGGAATCGCGACTGAATGTCAGAGTTATGTATACTTTGCTTCATTAAACGTCCTGGTGAATTCACAACAAGAATTGATGGATCTATTTAAGATGTGGACTCCTATTACCGTACGCATGATGAACGGTGAACAGATTGATGGTCAGACTTCCAATATGCTCATCCCAGCAAAAGATACAGGGGAAGCAGTGGGGTTGGACGCATCGAACTTAACACTGACACTTGGTGTCGGTCCGTCACTATTTGAGAAAGAGTCTTTAGGTTTAGCGTCAAAAAAACCTACTGAACTGAAAGATTTGCCGCACTTCCCAAAAGATCAGCTAGATCCTGCTTATACAGGTGGAGATATTTGTATTCAATCCTGTGCAGATGATCCACAAGTTGCTTTCCATGCAGTTCGAAACTTAGTACGTGTAGCTTCAGGTAAAGTATCATTGAAATGGACACAGGCAGGTTTTAATTCTTATCCGATGAAGGGGAAGAAAAAAGAGACACCAAGAAATTTATTTGCATTTAAAGATGGTACAGTCAATCCTAATGGATCTAAGGAAGCCGAGATGAATGAAGTCGCTTGGATCGACGCGGGTCAATCAAAAGGCTGGATGACTAACGGTACGTACATGGCTGTCCGTCGAGTTCAAATGCACTTGGAAACGTGGGATCGAACCGCTTTACAGGAGCAAGAAGCTACATTTGGCCGTCATCGCGATACGGGAGCGCCGATAGGGAGAGAAAAAGAGGTAGACGAAGTAGACTTAGATGAAAAGGATGCAAACGGTGAATATGTGATCCCTGAAGCTTCCCATGTGCGTTTGGCTAAGAAATCTAAACAGAAGATTTACCGACGTTCATTCTCCTATAGTTCAGGTGTTATGGATTCAACAGGTACATTCGACGCTGGTCTATTGTTTATTTCATTCCAAAAAGATCCTAAACAATTTATCGCAATCCAAAACAGCTTTGGCCGTGAAGATAAACTAAATGAATATATTACCCATCGTGGCAGCGCATTATTTGCCTGCTTCCCTGGAGTTCAAAAGGGAGGCTTTATCGGTGACTCACTTTTCTCGATTATATAA
- a CDS encoding FTR1 family iron permease, translated as MTHFSRLYKWIAVMFIVIVLPIRPVFAETETNYSELYISISDSIMETKKTNDAEAVASLQEFETIWQRQKLESSELTKEIDKTLKQALQADSETRGALLSSLSKALHELEKSENPVDERAEREKFGQLMEPALTELDLAIESGSLEEIEQANQQFISTWTRNERPVREQSISAYGAIETSMAFIRITLAEEKPDLEALRTQFDELLITVDQFVSGTLKETATEDYSLTTLTALLDESSDSLQKGKLDETKNSLREFIQIWPNVEGEVRTKNASLYTELENELPLMIGQLSNSDYDLEKAERQLQNFTQQISLLQTNDNFSFWDSALILLREGLEALLIIVALLSFLTNANQPAMRKWVYVGAGAGLTLSIAVAVMMSTVLQSVTIGNNREMMEGYVGLVAAALMIGVGIWMHQKSNVASWNRYISKQMGQAISKGSVLAMASVSFLSVFREGAETIVFYAGIAPKMSTVEFLMGILLAVVILAIVAVVFMKLSHRIPIHRFFAVATILIYVLAFKIIGVSLHTLQLTNVINTTVQPRLPIINFIGFYPTNETIMAQLGLLLIILVATWIRKAGKRSKAQLSN; from the coding sequence GTGACTCACTTTTCTCGATTATATAAATGGATTGCGGTTATGTTCATCGTCATAGTACTGCCAATCCGTCCAGTATTCGCTGAAACGGAGACCAACTATAGTGAACTCTATATTTCCATCAGTGATTCCATTATGGAAACGAAAAAAACGAATGATGCAGAAGCAGTTGCATCTTTACAAGAATTTGAAACGATTTGGCAACGACAAAAGTTAGAGAGCTCAGAGCTCACAAAAGAAATCGATAAAACGTTAAAACAAGCATTGCAAGCAGACTCAGAAACACGTGGTGCGCTATTAAGTTCTTTATCTAAAGCCTTACATGAATTAGAAAAGTCGGAAAATCCAGTGGACGAACGAGCAGAACGCGAAAAGTTTGGTCAATTGATGGAGCCAGCTCTCACGGAATTAGACCTAGCTATCGAGTCGGGTTCGTTAGAAGAAATCGAACAAGCAAATCAACAATTTATTTCCACCTGGACACGCAATGAACGTCCGGTGCGGGAGCAAAGTATTTCAGCGTATGGTGCAATTGAAACGAGTATGGCATTCATAAGAATCACGTTGGCGGAGGAGAAACCTGATCTCGAGGCATTACGTACTCAGTTTGATGAATTACTGATCACAGTAGATCAGTTTGTCAGTGGGACGTTGAAAGAGACAGCAACCGAAGATTATTCTTTGACCACATTGACGGCACTGTTAGATGAAAGTTCAGATTCCTTACAAAAAGGAAAGCTAGATGAAACGAAGAATTCATTGCGCGAGTTCATTCAAATCTGGCCGAATGTGGAAGGGGAAGTGCGTACGAAAAATGCCTCTCTTTATACAGAGCTTGAAAATGAATTGCCATTGATGATTGGCCAATTGTCGAATAGCGACTATGACCTTGAAAAGGCTGAACGACAGTTACAAAACTTTACACAACAAATTTCCTTACTGCAAACAAATGACAATTTCAGCTTTTGGGACTCTGCGCTGATCTTATTGCGCGAAGGACTTGAAGCATTGTTAATCATTGTGGCATTATTATCGTTTTTAACAAATGCCAATCAACCAGCTATGCGTAAATGGGTATACGTTGGAGCAGGTGCCGGCCTGACGCTTAGTATCGCGGTGGCGGTTATGATGTCCACAGTATTGCAATCCGTCACGATAGGGAATAATCGTGAAATGATGGAAGGTTATGTGGGGCTCGTGGCGGCTGCACTGATGATCGGAGTGGGTATTTGGATGCACCAAAAATCCAATGTCGCCTCGTGGAATCGTTATATATCTAAGCAAATGGGTCAAGCCATTTCAAAAGGGAGCGTACTCGCTATGGCTTCGGTCAGCTTCCTTTCCGTATTTAGAGAAGGTGCAGAAACAATCGTCTTTTATGCAGGGATTGCACCGAAGATGTCCACCGTAGAATTTTTAATGGGGATATTGCTAGCAGTTGTCATATTGGCGATCGTAGCGGTTGTCTTTATGAAGCTCAGTCACCGAATTCCAATTCATCGTTTTTTCGCAGTGGCGACGATTTTGATTTATGTATTGGCGTTTAAAATTATTGGTGTCAGTCTGCATACGTTACAGTTAACAAACGTGATCAACACAACGGTGCAACCTCGCTTGCCGATTATAAACTTCATTGGTTTTTATCCGACCAATGAAACGATTATGGCGCAACTAGGTTTACTACTCATCATTCTAGTGGCTACTTGGATACGAAAAGCTGGCAAGCGTTCCAAAGCACAACTTTCGAATTAA
- a CDS encoding GDYXXLXY domain-containing protein has protein sequence MNNKRNLFLVALITPIILLLAMTWKPLHTLNAGETITLETVPVDPRDILYGDYVSLQFAIEEFSKELLDPALIKEFSKHRTGKLTVYAVLKQEDGDLYGLKTVTHQKPNDGLFLKGDMYYYGEHTIDDNQMYYANFLPDRFYVAENTGMQLEDLSRQGQLLAKIKVRDGFAVLENVQPK, from the coding sequence ATGAATAATAAACGTAATTTATTTCTGGTTGCTTTAATTACCCCCATCATCCTTCTGTTAGCGATGACTTGGAAGCCTTTACACACACTGAATGCAGGTGAAACTATCACACTGGAAACTGTGCCTGTAGATCCGCGCGATATTCTTTACGGTGATTATGTCAGTCTTCAGTTTGCGATTGAAGAATTCTCCAAAGAACTTCTTGATCCTGCGCTCATTAAAGAATTCTCCAAACATCGTACCGGAAAATTGACGGTGTACGCAGTATTAAAACAGGAAGATGGTGATTTATACGGGTTAAAGACCGTTACACATCAGAAACCAAATGATGGGTTGTTTTTAAAAGGAGATATGTATTACTACGGTGAACATACTATCGATGACAATCAGATGTATTATGCAAACTTCCTTCCAGATCGATTCTATGTAGCTGAAAATACGGGTATGCAGTTGGAAGATTTATCACGCCAAGGCCAATTGCTCGCAAAGATAAAAGTTCGTGATGGTTTTGCCGTGCTAGAAAATGTGCAGCCTAAGTAG